A region of Epinephelus fuscoguttatus linkage group LG1, E.fuscoguttatus.final_Chr_v1 DNA encodes the following proteins:
- the LOC125895862 gene encoding cytochrome c oxidase subunit 6C-1 produces the protein MSLPKPVMRGLLGKRLRFHLPIAFTLSLVAAAAFKYGVTEPRKQAYADFYKQYDAAKEFNAMREAGVFESVRPSGE, from the exons ATGTCTCTGCCAAAGCCTGTGATGAGGGGGCTGCTGGGAAAGCGTCTGAGGTTTCATTTGCCCATTGCCTTCACTCTGTCCTTAGTGGCTGCAGCCGCATTCAAG TACGGAGTGACGGAGCCCAGGAAACAGGCCTACGCTGACTTCTACAAGCAGTACGATGCCGCCAAAGAGTTCAACGCCATGCGGGAAGCTGGCGTCTTTGAGAGTGTGCGGCCCTCTGGGGAGTAA